Proteins found in one Candidatus Eisenbacteria bacterium genomic segment:
- a CDS encoding ATP-binding protein, which yields MLISESQILDVLRRQNHWWQTSKVMEDLAPPFRRLAFHEIQTFLRHPELKRAVVLSGARRVGKTVLLHQLAQDAIAEGHPPRKVLYVTFEDLTLTQATLSEILGLYERNVEAIDEGTLILLDEIHYTTGWSRSLMAIARERPRTRIVATGSAAILLRDTKYEESGLGRWTSVHVPTLSFYEYVQLRGLTPPALPLDLVLDSLVRMEPKKRELILSACLPLQREFNRYLLQGGFPAFVSEDVSLGMTQRLLREDVVDKALKRDMAHLYGARNLGQLDQIFVYLCFNSGGIVEKSTLAKEMKNVSAVTVENHLQRLEAAHLIYRLDPFKLEGKKSLKPRQKIYVADPSLRNAVILRGEGLFSSDAELGQQIEACVFKHLYAFYYPERPRFGYWRSPRGEKEVDFLAMFPDGRCLACEVKYRQNPELGEKEGLVELARRERAPEWAFLITKNTTDYGPTGKGKIFQIPAFVFTYLLGHIELQKWLRDLSPGTREHSHGR from the coding sequence ATGTTAATCTCCGAATCTCAAATCCTTGACGTTCTGCGGCGGCAAAATCACTGGTGGCAAACCAGCAAGGTAATGGAAGACTTGGCGCCACCGTTCCGGCGACTGGCGTTTCACGAAATCCAGACCTTCCTGCGTCACCCCGAACTCAAGCGAGCCGTCGTTTTATCCGGTGCACGGCGTGTCGGGAAGACAGTGCTCCTTCACCAACTGGCACAGGACGCCATCGCAGAGGGTCATCCGCCAAGAAAAGTACTCTACGTGACCTTTGAAGACTTGACCCTGACCCAGGCAACGCTTTCGGAGATCCTCGGGCTTTATGAAAGAAACGTCGAGGCAATTGACGAAGGAACGTTGATCCTTCTGGACGAGATTCACTACACGACCGGATGGAGCCGTTCGCTGATGGCGATAGCACGAGAACGTCCCCGGACACGAATCGTGGCTACAGGCTCAGCAGCAATACTTCTCAGAGACACGAAGTACGAGGAGTCAGGACTGGGAAGATGGACATCCGTGCACGTGCCCACGCTTTCGTTTTATGAATATGTTCAACTGCGGGGATTGACACCGCCTGCTCTTCCTTTGGATCTTGTGCTGGATTCCCTCGTCCGCATGGAACCCAAGAAGAGAGAGCTAATACTCTCTGCGTGCCTTCCGCTTCAACGCGAATTCAATCGGTACCTTCTACAGGGAGGATTTCCTGCTTTTGTCTCGGAGGATGTGTCGTTGGGAATGACACAGAGGCTTCTGAGAGAGGATGTCGTCGACAAAGCTCTGAAAAGGGACATGGCACATCTCTATGGCGCGAGGAATCTTGGGCAGTTGGACCAGATTTTTGTGTACCTCTGTTTTAATTCAGGCGGCATCGTTGAAAAGAGCACATTGGCCAAAGAGATGAAAAACGTCTCCGCAGTGACTGTGGAAAATCATCTTCAGCGGCTGGAAGCTGCCCATCTGATCTATAGACTTGACCCATTCAAGCTGGAGGGCAAGAAATCGCTCAAGCCAAGACAGAAGATATACGTGGCAGACCCATCTCTGCGCAATGCGGTAATTCTTCGCGGTGAGGGGCTCTTCAGCAGCGACGCTGAGCTGGGGCAGCAAATCGAGGCGTGTGTGTTCAAGCATCTCTATGCTTTCTATTATCCTGAGCGACCACGGTTTGGCTATTGGCGAAGTCCGCGGGGAGAAAAAGAAGTGGATTTCCTCGCCATGTTTCCAGACGGACGCTGCCTCGCTTGCGAAGTAAAGTACCGGCAAAACCCTGAGCTGGGAGAGAAAGAAGGACTGGTCGAGCTTGCCAGGAGAGAGAGGGCGCCGGAATGGGCCTTCCTCATCACGAAGAACACGACCGACTACGGGCCGACGGGGAAGGGAAAGATTTTTCAAATCCCCGCCTTTGTCTTCACATACCTTCTCGGGCACATCGAGCTCCAAAAATGGCTCAGAGATCTTTCTCCCGGGACTCGAGAGCACTCCCATGGCAGGTAA